Proteins co-encoded in one Hyla sarda isolate aHylSar1 chromosome 4, aHylSar1.hap1, whole genome shotgun sequence genomic window:
- the LOC130366669 gene encoding olfactory receptor 11L1-like translates to MKNNHSNPVTEILLLGFQNLHSFKISFFLLLLLIFCVTICGNLLIIVVVSYSRSLHSPMYFFLTQLSFSDILLSTTIVPNMLHVVLYEGRSLPFIDCLVQFMFFTFSEALECLLLTVMSYDRYQAICNPLHYSSVMDLTFCLKAVLLCWVMTFALILTQTVTMSQLQFCGPNIIDHFFCDLDPILELSCSDTFYIKLVDMILAAPYVIFPFMVIMVSYIYIIVTILKIPSTTGRQKTFSTCSSHLAVVSLYYGSIICIYLFPNKGNVKKILSLFYTVVTPLLNPMIYSLSNREVKQAFKKMLFIITYFCKIS, encoded by the coding sequence ATGAAAAACAACCATTCTAACCCGGTAACTGAAATTCTGCTCTTAGGATTTCagaatttacacagttttaagATTTCTTTCTTTCTCCTACTTCTGCTGATCTTCTGTGTGACCATCTGTGGGAACCTCCTGATCATTGTGGTGGTGTCCTACAGCCGATCCCTCCACTCCCCCATGTACTTCTTCCTCACACAGCTTTCCTTCTCAGATATCCTTCTCTCCACCACTATAGTACCTAACATGCTCCATGTTGTGTTGTATGAAGGACGTTCTCTGCCCTTTATCGACTGTTTGGTGCAATTTATGTTTTTTACATTCTCAGAAGCATTAGAATGTCTTCTCCTGACAGTGATGTCTTATGACCGGTATCAGGCCATCTGTAACCCTCTACATTACTCCTCCGTTATGGACCTCACATTTTGTCTTAAAGCCGTCCTCTTGTGTTGGGTTATGACATTTGCTCTTATATTGACTCAAACAGTAACAATGAGTCAACTACAGTTCTGTGGACCAAACATCATTGACCATTTCTTCTGTGATTTAGATCCCATTCTAGAACTTTCCTGCTCAGatactttttatataaaattaGTAGACATGATCCTGGCTGCACCATATGTAATTTTTCCATTTATGGTGATTATGGtctcatatatttatattatcGTCACCATACTGAAGATCCCATCTACAACCGGGAGGCAGAAGACCTTTTCCACCTGTAGCTCTCACCTGGCCGTGGTCTCCTTATATTATGGATCCATTATCTGCATCTATTTATTTCCAAATAAAGGAAATGTAAAGAAGATCCTCTCCCTGTTCTACACTGTAGTTACTCCGCTTCTCAATCCTATGATCTACAGTCTGAGTAATAGAGAGGTTAAACAGGCCTTTAAAAAGATGTTGTTCATAATAACTTATTTCTGTAAAATTAGCTAA
- the LOC130366670 gene encoding olfactory receptor 11L1-like, with amino-acid sequence MQNNNSNTVTKILLLGFQNLQSFKISFFLLLLLIFCVTICGNLLIIVVVSYSRSLHSPMYFFLTQLSFSDILLSTTIVPNMLHVVLYEGRSLPFIDCLIQFYFFTFSETLECLLLTVMSYDRYQAICNPLHYSSVMDLTFCLKAVLLCLVLTFAVTLTFIVTISQLQFCGPNIIDHFFCDFDPILELSCSDTFYVKLVDMILTAPFVICPFIVIMVSYIYIIVTILKISSTTGRQKTFSTCSSHLAVVSLYYGSLICIYLFLNKGNVKKILSLFYTVVTPLLNPYDLQFE; translated from the coding sequence ATGCAGAACAACAATTCTAATACAGTGACCAAAATTCTGCTCTTAGGGTTTCAGAATTTACAAAGTTTTAAGATTTCTTTCTTTCTCCTACTTCTGCTGATCTTCTGTGTGACCATCTGTGGGAACCTCCTGATCATTGTGGTGGTGTCCTACAGCCGATCCCTCCACTCCCCCATGTACTTCTTCCTCACACAGCTCTCCTTCTCAGATATCCTTCTCTCCACCACTATAGTACCCAACATGCTCCACGTTGTGTTGTATGAAGGACGTTCTCTGCCCTTTATCGACTGTTtgatacaattttatttttttacattctcaGAAACATTAGAATGTCTTCTCCTGACGGTGATGTCCTATGACCGGTATCAGGCCATCTGTAACCCTCTACATTACTCCTCCGTTATGGACCTCACATTTTGTCTAAAAGCCGTTCTCTTGTGTTTGGTGTTGACATTTGCTGTTACGTTGACTTTTATAGTAACAATAAGTCAACTACAGTTCTGTGGACCAAACATCATTGAccatttcttctgtgatttcGATCCCATTCTTGAACTTTCCTGCTCAGATACTTTTTATGTGAAATTAGTAGACATGATCCTGACTGCGCCATTTGTCATTTGTCCATTTATAGTGATTATGGtctcatatatttatattatcGTCACCATACTGAAGATCTCATCTACAACCGGGAGGCAGAAGAccttctccacctgtagctcTCACCTGGCCGTGGTCTCCTTATATTATGGATCCCTTATCTGcatctatttatttttaaataagggAAATGTAAAGAAGATCCTCTCCCTGTTCTACACTGTAGTTACTCCGCTTCTCAATCCATATGATCTACAGTTTGAGTAA